In Thermococcus camini, a genomic segment contains:
- a CDS encoding ABC transporter permease, whose amino-acid sequence MRWVDVKEGFKEFLDEFKREKTGIAGVVLLILLVLVALTAPYTTIPDLPDKWRSSAYWEDNPKNVPPTWYNMFTSQKLVPQVAYYSDELSITHPNNTEILIEAPYTFKDGYYLGPQGIIIRNINVTLNLPSKAPTYSLYLERPDGKTVSLVDNKPLTSSTTIAVGRDAAISANIYVWLVNVTEGRELDPLQAQMDPIVIMNINTLVSTAFAKVEPGMKAQDIINNPEPLWGDYKLVLKIDNPAPDQNKVIIDDIKVTFLGRSYGTMGTDYLGRDLWAGIIWGSRVSLVIGILVSVLSTVIGLIYGVTSAYLGGNADEFMMRINEIFASIPSLPILILIGATVGHVTLMFIVLLLVIFGWMGIARIARSMALQIKEQTYVEAAKALGAGNGRIIFKHILPQLLPYAFAVIALSVPGAVIAEASLSFLGIGDPTAVTWGQILNAAQAQAATTKGYWWWVLPPGLGIAVVGLTFVLIGTALDKILNPRLRKL is encoded by the coding sequence ATGAGATGGGTCGACGTCAAAGAAGGATTTAAGGAATTCCTTGACGAGTTTAAGAGGGAGAAGACCGGCATAGCCGGTGTCGTTCTCCTCATCCTCCTCGTCCTCGTCGCTCTTACAGCCCCGTACACAACAATACCTGACCTCCCCGATAAGTGGAGGAGCTCCGCTTACTGGGAGGACAACCCCAAGAACGTTCCGCCAACCTGGTACAACATGTTCACCTCCCAGAAACTCGTTCCCCAGGTGGCCTACTACAGCGATGAACTCTCCATAACCCACCCGAACAACACCGAGATCCTGATTGAGGCCCCCTACACCTTTAAGGATGGTTACTACCTCGGCCCGCAGGGAATCATAATCAGGAACATAAACGTGACCCTGAACCTGCCCTCCAAGGCCCCGACGTACAGCCTTTACCTTGAGAGGCCCGACGGAAAGACCGTTTCCCTCGTGGACAACAAGCCCCTCACGAGTTCCACCACCATAGCCGTTGGTAGGGACGCGGCAATTTCAGCCAACATCTACGTCTGGCTCGTCAATGTTACTGAGGGCAGGGAGCTCGACCCGCTCCAGGCGCAGATGGACCCGATAGTCATCATGAACATCAACACCCTCGTGTCCACGGCCTTCGCCAAGGTCGAGCCCGGAATGAAGGCTCAGGACATCATAAACAACCCCGAGCCGCTCTGGGGCGACTACAAACTCGTCCTCAAGATCGACAACCCTGCTCCAGACCAGAACAAGGTCATTATCGATGACATAAAGGTCACCTTCCTCGGAAGGAGCTACGGAACCATGGGTACCGACTACCTCGGCAGGGACCTCTGGGCAGGCATCATCTGGGGTAGCAGGGTCTCACTCGTCATAGGCATACTCGTCTCCGTCCTCAGCACCGTCATAGGTCTCATCTACGGAGTTACCAGTGCGTATCTCGGTGGAAACGCCGACGAGTTCATGATGCGTATCAACGAGATATTCGCCTCAATACCGAGCCTTCCGATACTCATCCTCATCGGTGCCACTGTGGGACACGTGACCCTAATGTTCATAGTCCTACTGCTGGTCATCTTCGGATGGATGGGAATAGCGAGGATTGCGAGAAGTATGGCCCTCCAGATCAAGGAGCAGACCTACGTTGAGGCTGCCAAAGCCCTGGGTGCCGGCAACGGAAGGATAATCTTCAAGCACATACTGCCACAGCTCCTGCCCTACGCGTTCGCCGTCATAGCCCTCAGCGTTCCGGGTGCTGTTATAGCGGAGGCTTCCCTGAGCTTCCTCGGTATCGGAGACCCGACGGCTGTTACGTGGGGACAGATACTCAACGCGGCTCAGGCGCAGGCAGCGACGACCAAGGGTTACTGGTGGTGGGTCCTCCCGCCCGGGCTCGGTATAGCTGTCGTCGGCCTGACCTTCGTCCTCATAGGTACGGCCCTCGATAAGATACTCAACCCGAGGCTCAGGAAGCTGTGA